Below is a window of Brassica napus cultivar Da-Ae chromosome A5, Da-Ae, whole genome shotgun sequence DNA.
GCCTCTTCCGGACGGTAGCTTGCCGAACACGAACGTCCGCACCTCTGTTTTACAGATTCTCGACGATTTAAGCATCATTCTAGGGAAAGGAGAGGGGTGCAGGAGGGAGCAGCTGGTTAAGAGCGGTCTCGCTAAGGTTGTGATGTTCTTGTCGAGGACGGACGAGGAGACTAGGGGTAACAGGAGGCTTGCTAACGACTTGGTTAACAAATGGGGGCATATGATTTACGATAGGAGCACGAGGTTCGAGGACATGTTGAGCCAAGAGGAGAGGGAAGAGCAAGAGGAGGTGCTTtcgagaagagagaagaagaagaaagctcgGGAAGTGAGAGTTGGAGGGTTTGATGAGGATGTGGACTTCTCTGTGGAAGAGAAACCAAAGGTGCCAGGTGGTAGAGTGGTGACGGTGGTGCCGACGGCGACGGCGGTGGAGTTTGTGCTACGTCCTAGACCGAAAGTTGACGAGAGGCTCAAGGCTCGTGCGAAGATGCACCTTGCTGGCGGAAGGTATGAAAATTTGATGAAGAGAGTGAAGGAGAGGAAGGCGGTTAGGGAACAATCTATGCATGCCTTGAAGCTTAGTGTTGACGGTCACAGCAAGCCTAAGTACTAGTAGATATTGTTACTAGTTGTGTCTAGTGATTAAGATAAAGAGAGATTAAACTGACTATGTAGAACTCCTAAAGTGTTATTATACAATGAATATATAAAGACTCTTTTTGCTTGTGAAATATATGTGCGGTGACAAATCAAACAACTCCTAACTCTGGACATAGGGCTGAAAGACAGAACAGGTGCTTCTTTAAACATACAAATGTCATATGGTCTATGTTATGcattttaagattaaaaatgaTCCTACAAAAAAAGAGCCGTGAAGATAACTGCTGTTAGGAAAACATTAGGAAATGAGATTACTCTCTGGATCCCAATGCCAAAATTTACAACATGGGGGGAGAGAACTGCTATTAGCTCCTTTGCTCAGATTGCAAAACCATCAGCTGTTAAAGACTGTAGGTTCAGGTTTTTTACATTGGCAACAAGGAAGTTAGTTGCTTTGAATTCAAATATGTAAAAATTTTATTTGGTCACAAGTGAAATTACTAGAAACATTAGAAAAGCATATAATTTGTATTACAAGGAAAACTACAAgcgaaaattttgtttaaacaacaaaaaaaagtctAAGCTCTTCTCAAACTGTGTTCAACCCTTTTGAAGTTGCCACAGTAGCTAACGTGCCTTCTCTGCTTTGAAACTGCGTACAACTTTTACGCTAACTTAGAACCCGAAGAAGCCGAGTTCACTTGCTTTTTCCTTCTCAAAGGTCTCGAAATACTGATATATGATTGTGACCGCCAAGAGAATTCCAGTCCCGGACCCAATGGCTCCCATGAAATCAGCAAGAACGGTCAATGCACCGATACACACTCCTCCGAAAGCTGCTGCTGTTGGGATATACCTGTTCAGCTCCTTCTGTAAGTTTGACTCTCTGTGTCCCGGCATCACCATTTGTTGTTCCTGTCACGCACGGAGTTTCCAAATATCAAACACCCAACCCACCATGTATGCAAACTCAGTTTATATGTATATTGAGCTGTTATGATTGTTATTACCTTGAGCTGCTTAGCTACGTCCCTAGCAGAAGATCCGGAGACTTCAATCCATGTCTTTGAGAAAAGAGCACAAGCGGTGAGCATGAAGACAATGTAGAACAGTGCATGGAAAGGGTGAGCTGCCATGTCCGAGAAGCTGCAATCATATAGCAACATTTATTCACCGAATCTATTTGGTGGATATATCAATTTGATGGATTAAAACAAATACTGAAAGAGACTTTGCATTACCTTGCTGGAGCTGTGATGAGGTAAGCTAGACCACTAACTGGAATAGACTGCCCACTGTACTCAGATTCTTTCCACTGTCCCAAAAGGTTTACAAAGAAATTTCCACTAAACTTCCTGTAAAGGAGCTGTTGACACCACAAGAGAGATCCAACGTCAGCATTATGTTATTGTGGAGATAATCCACTGTAAGAATATGTGTATACCTGAGAGATGAAGTAAAGGTTTGATACGAGAGCAGATTGTAGGATGATGGGCATGTTAGAGGTGTAGAACAGCTTGATTGGGTAAGAGCCCTGTTGCCCACGGGCGTTCTTTGATCTCACAGGCAAAACCACACGGAACCCTTGGAAGTAGATGACAATCAGGAAGATCAAGACCGTGGCAAGCAAGTTGGTAACATTCGGAAGGTTTTGCCGGTAGAACGCTTGGCGCAGAGCAGCAACCTTGTTGGACTTAGTTATCAGCATATGGAATAATGCGATAACAGCACCTTCAAACTCAGCTCCACGGCCAGTGTTGATTGTAGTTGGGCTAAACGCCTTCCAGATAATGCTCTCACTGCGTAACATCAACTTCAATTCCTAAGTATTCTATTTTACCAGAAATGATCCTGTGAAAGGAAGTGCTCGGTCTTACCAGATGTTGGTGGCAATGAAAAGAGAGATTCCTGAGCCGAGACCGTATCCCTTCTGAAGAAGCTCGTCAAGGCAGATAACAATGATTCCAGCAAAGAAAAGCTGGAGGATGATGAGAATAGCGTTACCAACACCAAGCTGACCAACGGGTCCATACATTCCAGAAAGAACATACGCAACAGCTTCACCGATGGCAATCAGAATACCAAGAAGCTTCTGAGCACCATTCCTAACAAAGCAAAGTCCAACACACAGACTAAGAACTCACTCACACGGCCACACAGCTCAAACAACAACAAGACTACTTACAAGAGGGCACGATCCTCGCGCACATTGTTGTCAACTTCAATAATCTTGGAACCTGCCAAAAGCTGCATCACGAGTCCAGAGGTAACGATAGGAGTGATACCAAGCTCCATGACAGTCCCACGGTTGGAGGCAAGAATGACACGCATCCAGTAGAAAGGATCGGCACCCGTAGTTGAATGAATACCGTAGAGAGGAAGCTGACTGCAGACAAGGAAGATGAAGAGAGAGATGACAGTGTAGATAACCTTCTCTCTGAAAGGCACCTTCCTGTCTGCACTCTGCACCTCTGGAAGAAAAGCCAAGAATGGCCTCACCAAATGCAATACTCTAAATCCTCCTCCCATTGTCTCAAAGCTAATCCAAAGTTTCTTATCtgcttcaaaaaaataatatgaaaaccaACACAAAATGCACCAAAGTTACAACCtttacatgaaaaaaaaattctcaaaactgattcattcaaccaaaaaaacaaacaccaCACAGTTTCTAATAAGGAGATCAATCTAGCTCTCAGAGCAACCCGAGAACAACAAAAAAGAATGAAACTTTACTTGACTATAGAGGAGCTAAGGAATATACAATCTAATCTAAAAACCAGATCTATCAAATCAATTCGATACACATCTATGCTACCGAGAACATTCAAAAACAGATCTAAAAACAACGATCAACACAGATCTAACTCATGCCCACCCACCCAATTTGTTCTCACGATTGGGAGAATACAAACAGAGATCGGAAGAGATTAATAGTAAGGAGAGAAGCTAGCAACTTTAGATCTAATGAATAGAGAAGAGAAAGACGGATCACCTCTCCGGCTATACACACGGCGGAGAAAGAGCGAGCTTGATGGTTAAAGAGAGACGAAGGTCACACTTGTAATTAAATTCAtttcagatttttatttatttattttatttatggataaATGCTAAATCGTGGCGATGTGAGAGAAATATGCTCGACACGGTAGTATAACCAATCCCTGCTTGCCATGTcagctttagttttttttttaattagattgggccgatcatttttgttttgtaaggCTATTAGAATGGGCTTTAGATttgtagttaaaaaaaaatattgtctaCCTTTTCGTTAAGGATTTATTtgctaaataaccaaaaaaaaaagtgaaattagatttttagaaagagtagaaagagataggaagagaaagtagGAGAGATTGGGTGTTTTTAGTTAGTtagtgaattttgttttttttttgtgtttactgGGTGCAATTTTCCTTTTATCAATCCAAAACTGTAGTTTAGATTTCTTGAAACGAAaatagaattatt
It encodes the following:
- the LOC106448939 gene encoding protein IWS1 homolog 2-like; this translates as MSQERIAETRVRARSVDNTEEVLDDLAEEPRASPIDDKVGKKRQRNQKDESRPNKKKKKQDSVRAEIEEMWDSLTNTNTPNPNPTKAVIDRAKRKEDNDEIAKLFQVRKRKSVWQKTKAEIALQVEQVMANLELAVEDDVELNKQGQPATNKLTKLPILVGALSKKHLQAAFLDHGVLSLLKNWLEPLPDGSLPNTNVRTSVLQILDDLSIILGKGEGCRREQLVKSGLAKVVMFLSRTDEETRGNRRLANDLVNKWGHMIYDRSTRFEDMLSQEEREEQEEVLSRREKKKKAREVRVGGFDEDVDFSVEEKPKVPGGRVVTVVPTATAVEFVLRPRPKVDERLKARAKMHLAGGRYENLMKRVKERKAVREQSMHALKLSVDGHSKPKY
- the LOC106447507 gene encoding protein transport protein Sec61 subunit alpha-like, whose amino-acid sequence is MGGGFRVLHLVRPFLAFLPEVQSADRKVPFREKVIYTVISLFIFLVCSQLPLYGIHSTTGADPFYWMRVILASNRGTVMELGITPIVTSGLVMQLLAGSKIIEVDNNVREDRALLNGAQKLLGILIAIGEAVAYVLSGMYGPVGQLGVGNAILIILQLFFAGIIVICLDELLQKGYGLGSGISLFIATNICESIIWKAFSPTTINTGRGAEFEGAVIALFHMLITKSNKVAALRQAFYRQNLPNVTNLLATVLIFLIVIYFQGFRVVLPVRSKNARGQQGSYPIKLFYTSNMPIILQSALVSNLYFISQLLYRKFSGNFFVNLLGQWKESEYSGQSIPVSGLAYLITAPASFSDMAAHPFHALFYIVFMLTACALFSKTWIEVSGSSARDVAKQLKEQQMVMPGHRESNLQKELNRYIPTAAAFGGVCIGALTVLADFMGAIGSGTGILLAVTIIYQYFETFEKEKASELGFFGF